Proteins co-encoded in one Spirosoma endbachense genomic window:
- a CDS encoding NDR1/HIN1-like protein gives MKKGFIILVIVLIIALYILNKVSTARQLEFTVGLPQHVSLQGGNISFDLPLKAQNVSSGSINVKSADFDVMSAGKFLGKALITSPQTITPNGATVLIVKVNISYFDLLTAAGSIINQFKGGKVGLLIDGLIYAEGFQVPLKQSFDVDLPKF, from the coding sequence ATGAAGAAAGGATTTATCATTCTGGTTATTGTGCTCATCATTGCCTTGTACATTCTCAACAAGGTCAGCACCGCCCGGCAGTTAGAATTTACCGTGGGCTTGCCCCAACACGTTAGTTTACAGGGCGGTAACATTTCGTTCGATCTGCCCCTTAAAGCGCAAAACGTTAGTTCCGGCTCGATCAATGTCAAGTCGGCGGACTTCGACGTGATGAGTGCGGGTAAGTTCTTAGGTAAAGCCCTGATCACCAGTCCGCAGACGATCACCCCCAACGGGGCTACGGTCCTGATTGTCAAGGTCAACATTTCCTATTTCGACCTCTTGACGGCGGCAGGCTCGATTATCAACCAGTTCAAGGGGGGCAAAGTGGGCTTGCTGATTGATGGGCTAATCTACGCCGAAGGTTTCCAGGTGCCGCTTAAACAGTCCTTTGACGTAGACCTTCCTAAATTTTAA
- a CDS encoding lysozyme family protein, with translation MALAYETSVPAAYRTAFLNKVITICNRLGIDPNWLMIVMRFESANTFSPSVKNPNSEAYGLIQFTAVGISGLGVTLDQLRAMDAVSQLDWVEKYLNPYRGKMTDLYGVYLAVFAPAYIGRPDAQKVYVSPSKQYTANKPLDTNNDGVITVGEIKQVISRYIPAGYSAGSITTDQKVLPIAAIAVIIVLFFTLKRA, from the coding sequence ATGGCGCTCGCTTACGAAACCTCCGTACCAGCCGCTTACCGAACCGCTTTTCTCAACAAGGTCATAACCATCTGCAACCGGCTCGGCATCGATCCCAACTGGTTAATGATCGTCATGCGCTTTGAGAGTGCTAACACATTCTCACCCTCCGTGAAGAATCCCAACAGTGAAGCCTACGGCTTGATTCAGTTTACCGCCGTGGGCATCAGTGGCTTAGGCGTTACCCTCGATCAACTACGGGCGATGGACGCCGTGTCCCAACTGGATTGGGTCGAAAAATATCTGAACCCCTATCGGGGCAAAATGACCGATTTGTACGGGGTCTATCTGGCCGTGTTTGCTCCGGCCTACATCGGTCGGCCTGACGCGCAAAAAGTCTACGTATCGCCTTCGAAACAGTACACCGCCAATAAACCGCTGGATACGAATAATGACGGCGTGATTACGGTGGGCGAAATCAAGCAGGTCATTAGCCGCTACATCCCGGCTGGCTATAGTGCTGGCAGTATCACCACCGACCAAAAGGTCTTACCCATTGCCGCCATAGCGGTCATCATCGTCCTCTTTTTTACCCTTAAACGCGCCTAA
- a CDS encoding DUF4248 domain-containing protein, with protein sequence MKTAKLGVYSKADFLLAYGVTMPIFEKWIEEIEEQIGWKKGQKQKFPPRLVQIVFDHLGEP encoded by the coding sequence ATGAAAACGGCGAAACTAGGCGTCTACAGCAAAGCCGATTTTTTGCTGGCTTATGGGGTCACGATGCCCATTTTTGAGAAGTGGATTGAGGAGATCGAGGAGCAAATCGGCTGGAAGAAAGGCCAAAAACAGAAGTTCCCGCCCCGGCTGGTTCAAATCGTCTTTGACCATCTGGGGGAACCGTGA
- a CDS encoding annexin: MSDKLKELNDGGYNNILLMVLALVGVYLLISGFGKSKQQTYLDTAGTDLNTQQAQALRDAMNRSGVKLLMSVDGTDVDLIMQTAQQIRDYSKVSDSYRVLYSSELTTDLQSELSRTDLQNFWNIVYKTTPTSNPATNPTANVGRKVTANQTVNIRVDKAPYGTVRQAQKGELLGTYTSERVLPDIPNKGDTNLFVKYDQPVTVPFVGTLYSVPYWVLKSAVNLS, from the coding sequence ATGAGCGACAAGCTGAAAGAGTTAAACGACGGCGGCTACAACAACATCCTGCTGATGGTGTTGGCCCTGGTGGGCGTATATCTGCTGATTTCGGGATTTGGTAAATCCAAACAGCAAACCTACCTCGATACGGCAGGCACCGACCTCAATACCCAACAGGCGCAGGCGTTGCGGGATGCCATGAACCGTTCGGGTGTGAAGCTGCTGATGAGCGTCGACGGCACGGATGTAGACCTGATCATGCAGACCGCCCAACAAATCCGGGATTATTCCAAAGTGTCGGACAGTTACCGGGTGCTGTACAGTTCCGAGTTAACCACTGATTTGCAATCGGAACTCAGTCGAACCGACCTGCAAAACTTCTGGAACATCGTCTACAAAACGACGCCCACCAGTAACCCGGCCACCAACCCAACGGCGAACGTGGGCCGCAAAGTCACGGCCAATCAGACCGTTAATATTCGGGTCGATAAAGCCCCGTACGGCACGGTTCGGCAGGCGCAAAAGGGTGAATTGTTAGGGACGTATACGAGTGAGCGTGTGCTGCCTGATATTCCCAATAAGGGGGATACCAACCTGTTTGTCAAGTACGATCAGCCCGTAACGGTTCCGTTTGTGGGCACCCTGTATAGCGTTCCGTATTGGGTGCTCAAAAGCGCCGTAAACCTGTCTTAA
- a CDS encoding glycosyltransferase family 2 protein: MKWPTFTESSPNSRYNFTSTAHDNRPLRVLILIGLLFWVAFIGVYFQPDNWGYSWLFVLLTISVVFKLLRLLHEWYHYWKVVPPTPPVVTRTWTVDVMTTYCAGEPYDMVLNTLRAIQAMHYPHTTYLCDEADDPYLRQQCEALGVRHVTRRIKNDAKAGNINNALQQATGEICLVIDPDHVPVPDFLDHVLPYFENPSIGFVQCVQGYYNGKESIVAFGATEQTYSFYGPMMTCMGQYGTTQAIGANCTFRRAALDSIGGHANGLSEDMHTAMRLHAEGWKSVYIPLPLSYGLVPATLSAYYKQQLKWARGTFELLLITYPKLFSRLSLRQRLHYGTIPLYYLLGVVQLIDLLIPIGSLLTMHLPLKLDLPVFATAYFPLLATAFLIRQYAQRWLIERHEAGFHLIGGLLASGTWWIYVLGLIYTIFRVEVPYIPTPKEDRPRNNFMLILPNLVMSLVSIATIGYSIYVYGRFAHSNIYSRMMIGFALLNAIILGINVLIGQEKLLIRVSRLIDELSRRKASFWSIRLAAWQARYGLYYWLRLSAIPLFIGVVVAATGMTIFTYEQRTAHLPVHIRHANTQSFYVGVERTSASVSRRNLALSDSLIIAEHIAIPLKASSGRIHPIWPESETQIPLLYLEPRLGQSSTDQGIRSFLQTILTGSYDTVLVKFAEDIKHYKRPLLISFMPEFDDPGHPWGIEQESTLALYQKTWQYLVQFYQERKIENVAWVWCPARPSTITDYYPGELYVDWLGLSVNNDSMNEPAEHEWSFASLYQIPRNTVRAHSSYSIRQKPILLIHFGTVSGQLQSTRWIKDALTMIQERYLEVKGVVFDPQSSVLNQRL, from the coding sequence ATGAAGTGGCCAACCTTTACTGAATCATCGCCCAACTCACGTTATAACTTTACATCTACAGCACACGATAATCGTCCGTTACGGGTGCTGATTTTGATAGGATTGTTATTTTGGGTCGCTTTTATCGGCGTATATTTTCAGCCTGATAACTGGGGCTATTCCTGGCTATTCGTGCTCCTGACAATTTCCGTTGTTTTTAAATTACTCCGTTTGTTGCATGAATGGTACCACTATTGGAAAGTAGTACCGCCAACTCCTCCTGTTGTCACCCGAACCTGGACAGTCGATGTCATGACCACCTATTGTGCGGGAGAACCTTACGATATGGTTTTGAATACATTACGGGCTATTCAGGCCATGCATTATCCGCATACTACCTACCTCTGCGATGAAGCCGACGACCCGTATTTAAGGCAACAATGTGAGGCACTGGGTGTTCGACACGTAACCCGCCGGATAAAGAACGATGCCAAAGCGGGTAATATCAATAACGCTCTTCAACAGGCTACCGGAGAAATCTGCCTGGTCATTGACCCGGACCATGTACCCGTTCCTGACTTTCTGGATCATGTATTGCCTTATTTTGAAAACCCTTCCATTGGATTCGTGCAATGCGTGCAGGGGTATTACAATGGTAAGGAAAGTATTGTCGCTTTTGGGGCAACTGAGCAAACGTATAGCTTTTACGGACCAATGATGACCTGTATGGGTCAATATGGTACGACGCAAGCTATTGGGGCTAACTGCACATTTCGCCGGGCCGCCCTCGACTCGATCGGAGGGCATGCCAACGGACTTTCTGAAGATATGCATACGGCTATGCGTTTGCACGCAGAAGGCTGGAAATCAGTGTATATTCCACTACCGTTATCCTATGGCTTAGTGCCAGCTACGCTATCGGCTTATTACAAACAACAACTCAAATGGGCCCGAGGTACGTTTGAACTTCTGCTCATTACCTATCCAAAGCTATTCAGCAGGCTGTCGCTCCGGCAGCGGCTCCATTACGGGACCATACCACTTTATTACCTGCTGGGCGTCGTACAACTTATCGATTTACTGATTCCAATTGGTTCGCTGTTAACGATGCATTTGCCCTTAAAACTGGATTTGCCCGTATTTGCAACCGCCTATTTCCCGCTGTTGGCAACGGCTTTCCTGATTCGGCAATATGCACAACGGTGGCTGATTGAAAGGCATGAAGCAGGTTTCCATCTGATTGGTGGACTATTGGCAAGTGGCACCTGGTGGATTTACGTACTGGGTTTAATTTATACTATTTTTCGGGTCGAAGTGCCTTACATTCCAACGCCTAAAGAAGATAGGCCCCGGAATAATTTCATGTTGATATTGCCCAATCTGGTAATGAGTCTGGTCTCCATTGCTACCATTGGCTATAGCATTTACGTTTACGGACGGTTTGCCCACAGCAATATTTACTCCCGAATGATGATCGGTTTTGCCCTGCTGAATGCGATCATTCTGGGTATTAATGTGCTGATTGGTCAGGAAAAACTACTGATACGGGTAAGTCGCCTGATTGATGAGTTGTCCCGGCGAAAAGCATCGTTCTGGTCAATTCGGTTAGCAGCCTGGCAGGCTCGTTATGGATTATATTATTGGTTACGGCTGTCAGCCATTCCGTTGTTTATTGGCGTAGTCGTAGCGGCTACCGGCATGACCATTTTTACCTATGAGCAGCGAACGGCTCATCTGCCTGTTCACATTCGACATGCCAATACCCAGTCGTTTTATGTTGGCGTGGAGCGTACATCGGCTTCCGTATCCCGGCGAAACCTTGCGTTGTCTGATAGTCTTATTATTGCCGAGCATATTGCCATACCGCTAAAAGCCAGTTCAGGTAGGATACACCCGATCTGGCCTGAATCAGAAACTCAGATACCGCTACTCTATCTCGAACCAAGGCTGGGTCAATCCAGTACAGATCAGGGAATTCGTTCGTTTTTACAGACAATACTGACCGGGAGTTACGATACAGTTCTGGTCAAGTTCGCCGAGGATATCAAGCACTACAAACGCCCTCTATTGATTAGTTTCATGCCCGAATTCGATGATCCTGGCCATCCCTGGGGCATAGAGCAGGAATCGACGCTGGCGTTGTACCAGAAAACCTGGCAATACCTCGTGCAATTCTACCAGGAACGCAAAATCGAGAATGTTGCCTGGGTTTGGTGTCCGGCCCGGCCTTCGACCATAACGGACTACTATCCTGGTGAGTTGTATGTAGACTGGCTCGGCCTATCTGTCAACAATGATTCTATGAATGAGCCTGCCGAGCATGAGTGGTCTTTTGCTTCCCTTTATCAAATTCCACGAAATACGGTTCGGGCACATTCGTCGTATAGCATACGCCAGAAGCCAATTCTGCTCATTCATTTTGGTACTGTATCTGGTCAGTTACAATCAACCCGCTGGATCAAGGACGCACTGACCATGATTCAGGAGCGCTATCTGGAAGTAAAAGGGGTTGTTTTTGATCCGCAATCCTCTGTTTTGAATCAACGGCTCTGA
- a CDS encoding SMP-30/gluconolactonase/LRE family protein translates to MIVGHMVNAQAVDSVKVVAPGATLRQISSQFAFTEGPTVDKKGVIYFTDQPNDKIWTYDTDGKLSVYMDKAGRSNGLYFDKKGNLISCADEKDELWSISPEKKITVLLSNFKGLRLNGPNDLWIDPKGGIYFTDPYYQRDYWERKKPDIDGQKVYYLPKDAKEAIIVDSDFMQPNGIVGTPDGKSLFVADIRASKTYKYQINSDGSLTNRQLYIAQGSDGMTLDNQGNLYLSGKGVTVYDPAGKKLGTIPVPSRWVGNICFGGKDRRTLFITASESIYTLQMQVKGVE, encoded by the coding sequence ATGATCGTTGGCCATATGGTTAATGCCCAGGCAGTTGATTCCGTAAAAGTTGTCGCCCCAGGTGCTACACTTCGCCAAATTTCGAGCCAGTTCGCGTTTACTGAAGGGCCAACTGTTGATAAGAAAGGAGTCATTTACTTCACCGATCAACCCAACGACAAAATCTGGACGTATGACACAGACGGAAAACTGTCGGTTTATATGGATAAAGCTGGTCGATCTAATGGATTATATTTTGATAAAAAAGGTAATTTGATTTCCTGTGCCGATGAAAAGGATGAATTGTGGTCTATTAGCCCGGAAAAGAAAATTACTGTCCTCCTGAGTAACTTTAAGGGTCTTCGGCTGAATGGCCCCAACGATTTATGGATTGACCCCAAAGGGGGTATCTATTTCACCGATCCCTATTACCAGCGCGACTATTGGGAGCGAAAAAAACCGGATATCGATGGGCAGAAGGTTTATTATCTCCCTAAAGATGCCAAAGAGGCCATTATCGTCGATAGTGACTTCATGCAGCCCAATGGTATTGTCGGCACTCCCGATGGTAAGAGCCTGTTTGTTGCCGACATTCGGGCCAGTAAAACCTATAAATACCAGATCAATTCAGATGGAAGCTTAACAAATCGGCAACTTTATATTGCGCAGGGTTCTGACGGCATGACGCTTGATAATCAGGGTAATCTGTATCTGTCAGGGAAGGGTGTTACGGTCTATGACCCTGCCGGTAAGAAGCTGGGGACGATTCCGGTGCCTTCCCGTTGGGTTGGCAATATTTGTTTCGGCGGTAAAGATCGGCGCACCTTGTTTATTACAGCATCGGAGTCTATTTATACGCTTCAAATGCAGGTAAAAGGTGTAGAATAA
- a CDS encoding DUF4440 domain-containing protein → MKKLFLLFTFCITLLATGFAQRKTDELAIRAVLEGHSLACLDADVEKAVSYYAHSPYVATAFSEPGYQRGYDAVAAAYRKEFANAQKSPDKLTTKAYRYRIVGNVAFVTYIETYTKPDGTVSTSHKAGYLEKENSRWKLIGNFWIPEKAP, encoded by the coding sequence ATGAAAAAGCTATTTTTACTTTTTACTTTTTGCATAACCCTTTTAGCTACAGGGTTTGCCCAGCGAAAAACGGATGAACTTGCTATTCGAGCCGTTTTGGAAGGCCATTCATTAGCCTGTTTGGATGCCGATGTTGAAAAAGCGGTGAGCTACTACGCTCACTCTCCCTACGTGGCTACTGCTTTTAGCGAGCCAGGTTACCAACGGGGCTATGATGCGGTAGCGGCTGCTTACCGAAAAGAGTTTGCCAACGCCCAGAAAAGCCCAGATAAACTGACGACAAAGGCTTATCGCTACCGAATTGTGGGTAATGTCGCGTTTGTAACCTACATTGAAACCTATACTAAACCAGATGGAACCGTAAGCACTTCTCATAAAGCGGGCTATTTAGAGAAAGAAAATTCCCGCTGGAAGTTGATTGGTAATTTCTGGATACCTGAGAAAGCCCCTTGA
- a CDS encoding VapE domain-containing protein — protein MSKAADKPIKFLLIMNYLENKYDFRFNTVSIDLEYKPKQETDWKTLNPADLEVELLREGFTGFDKQLAALLKSSFVPRFDPILEYFESLPPWDNKTDYIGILANYVRTTDQEFYLRQFKKMLVRMVAQGLNAIAFNKHCFTFYSNQNDGKTYFFENLLQGTGLAEYSKKNIEFEGKDSKRSLAENFMINLDELAGLSKQDVNRAKAFFSESQIKLRLPYDKKDSIMSRRASFVGSTNQREFLVDETGNVRWIVFEVLSINHDNGGPNGYRAVDINKVWAQAYFLFQNDYPVQLDKDEIAHSENNNARYGRDSVEYQMLLQYFTPVAKEQGGTFYQPYKLVERLTQLASNTVRLTSENMGRALKKMGVEKAQTRIGQLPVWGYYLSENLLNVADQPVGTPDNPF, from the coding sequence ATGAGCAAAGCTGCTGATAAACCCATAAAATTTTTACTCATTATGAACTACCTGGAAAACAAGTATGACTTTCGATTTAACACCGTTTCGATTGACCTGGAATACAAACCCAAACAGGAAACCGATTGGAAAACCCTCAACCCTGCCGATTTAGAAGTAGAGCTGCTGCGTGAAGGCTTTACGGGCTTTGATAAGCAGTTAGCCGCTCTATTGAAATCGTCATTTGTGCCCCGCTTTGATCCCATTCTTGAATACTTTGAGAGTTTGCCGCCCTGGGATAATAAAACGGATTACATCGGTATTCTGGCTAATTATGTACGCACAACGGATCAGGAATTTTACCTCCGACAGTTCAAAAAAATGCTGGTGCGCATGGTGGCGCAAGGGCTTAATGCCATCGCCTTTAATAAGCATTGCTTTACCTTTTATTCCAATCAGAATGACGGCAAAACCTACTTTTTTGAGAACCTGTTGCAAGGCACCGGCCTAGCCGAATATTCTAAAAAGAATATTGAGTTTGAGGGCAAAGATTCGAAGCGATCCTTAGCCGAAAACTTTATGATTAACCTTGATGAATTGGCCGGATTAAGCAAACAGGATGTCAACCGGGCGAAGGCGTTTTTCTCCGAGTCACAAATCAAGTTGCGGCTTCCCTACGACAAAAAGGATTCAATTATGTCACGCCGGGCGTCGTTCGTTGGCTCGACCAACCAGCGCGAATTTCTGGTCGATGAAACGGGAAACGTGCGCTGGATCGTCTTCGAAGTGCTCTCCATCAATCACGACAACGGGGGGCCGAACGGCTATCGAGCCGTTGACATCAACAAAGTCTGGGCGCAAGCCTATTTTCTGTTTCAGAACGATTACCCGGTTCAACTCGACAAAGATGAGATTGCCCACAGCGAGAACAACAATGCCCGTTATGGCCGCGATAGTGTCGAATACCAGATGTTGCTGCAATACTTCACGCCGGTAGCCAAAGAGCAGGGCGGCACGTTCTACCAGCCCTACAAGCTGGTGGAGCGGCTAACCCAACTGGCCAGCAATACCGTCCGGTTAACGAGTGAGAATATGGGCCGGGCGTTAAAGAAAATGGGCGTCGAAAAGGCACAGACCCGAATAGGACAATTACCAGTTTGGGGCTACTACCTGAGTGAGAACCTGTTGAACGTTGCCGACCAGCCGGTAGGCACGCCGGATAACCCGTTTTAA
- a CDS encoding helix-turn-helix domain-containing protein: protein MQTFSAKNFDMEHHGEKLKSITKTKGYNISQLAELFGLTRAAIEKHFKSERLTRKVLKPYSESFGFSLDDFFSGEAIEFANRVAKKSDVSNEDVVTLQRELIEWQRKYISLQSDYLELTKRFFPNAAQLAMALS, encoded by the coding sequence ATGCAAACTTTTTCCGCAAAAAATTTTGATATGGAACATCACGGAGAGAAACTAAAATCAATAACTAAGACTAAAGGCTACAATATCAGTCAGTTAGCGGAGTTATTTGGGCTGACTAGAGCAGCGATAGAGAAACACTTTAAGAGTGAGAGACTTACACGAAAAGTATTAAAACCTTATTCTGAATCATTTGGCTTTTCACTGGATGATTTTTTCAGTGGAGAAGCGATTGAGTTTGCAAATAGGGTTGCAAAAAAGTCAGATGTAAGTAACGAAGATGTAGTAACTCTACAAAGAGAGCTAATTGAATGGCAGCGTAAATACATTTCGCTGCAAAGCGATTATTTAGAACTGACTAAACGTTTTTTTCCGAACGCGGCTCAACTGGCTATGGCACTATCATAA
- a CDS encoding glycoside hydrolase family 2 TIM barrel-domain containing protein, protein MQRFLLFFCLLACFVINSCSDASTSRQNASSEIKPTAIRYDGQTYQLLRYGKPYFIQGAGGVSYLNQLKACGGNSIRIWDDLEAGPILKQAHTLGLTVLFGLWVEREMEGFDYDDQSAVDRQYERIRKIVLKYRSQPALLMWCVGNEWAQAADNFKVFDEVNRIAKLVHELDPDHPVTTVISPDNERAVWLVRQRCPAIDILAVNSYKLTEKLGEIFKKGGWDKPYLISEYGAQAYWETPTTPWEAPIEPTSLQKDQYVTQIYRNYIGSRPPNCLGSYLFYWGYKQEETQTWFSVFDEQGRSSPLVDLVQLLWTGKKPANQAPVVQSLLIDGQNITHKSFTGSPSFHRAQLVTTDPERDSLTYHWEIKRRAQHSADYVGTPLPALKGLIQETSGASITFNLPRQPGSYRLFAYAYDTHRHVATANFAFQVTESESDN, encoded by the coding sequence ATGCAACGATTTCTATTGTTTTTCTGTCTCCTGGCCTGCTTTGTCATCAACAGTTGTTCCGATGCGTCTACTTCCCGTCAGAACGCTTCGTCGGAGATAAAGCCAACAGCCATCCGTTATGATGGTCAGACCTACCAACTGTTACGATATGGTAAACCCTATTTCATTCAGGGAGCAGGAGGAGTAAGTTATCTCAATCAGTTAAAAGCCTGTGGAGGCAACTCAATTCGCATCTGGGACGATCTTGAAGCGGGCCCAATATTGAAACAGGCCCACACATTAGGGTTAACCGTATTATTTGGCCTGTGGGTGGAACGCGAAATGGAAGGTTTCGATTACGATGATCAGTCGGCGGTTGACCGGCAATATGAGCGAATTCGTAAAATTGTATTAAAATATCGATCACAGCCCGCCTTATTAATGTGGTGCGTCGGCAATGAGTGGGCGCAGGCTGCCGATAATTTCAAGGTGTTTGATGAAGTGAATCGGATTGCTAAACTGGTTCACGAATTAGACCCTGATCATCCGGTTACTACGGTGATCTCACCCGATAATGAACGTGCCGTCTGGCTAGTCCGTCAACGTTGTCCGGCTATTGATATTCTGGCTGTCAATTCCTATAAACTGACCGAGAAGCTAGGGGAGATTTTCAAAAAAGGAGGATGGGATAAACCCTATCTAATCTCCGAATATGGTGCACAGGCTTATTGGGAAACCCCAACTACACCCTGGGAGGCCCCCATTGAGCCTACGAGTCTCCAGAAAGATCAATATGTGACGCAGATATATCGCAACTACATCGGTTCACGACCCCCAAATTGTCTGGGCTCTTATTTGTTCTATTGGGGCTATAAACAGGAGGAAACTCAAACCTGGTTCAGTGTTTTCGATGAGCAGGGACGATCTTCTCCACTGGTCGATCTGGTACAATTGCTCTGGACAGGAAAAAAGCCTGCCAATCAGGCTCCGGTCGTACAATCGTTGTTGATTGATGGTCAGAATATTACCCACAAATCGTTTACTGGTTCGCCTTCATTTCACCGGGCGCAGTTGGTAACCACCGATCCTGAGCGCGATTCGCTAACGTATCATTGGGAAATAAAACGTCGCGCCCAACATTCCGCCGACTATGTCGGTACACCATTACCTGCACTGAAAGGACTGATCCAGGAAACATCAGGAGCATCGATTACCTTCAATTTACCCCGGCAGCCAGGCTCCTATCGGCTCTTCGCTTATGCCTATGATACTCATCGGCACGTTGCTACGGCCAATTTTGCCTTTCAGGTAACAGAGTCCGAATCAGACAATTAA
- a CDS encoding CHC2 zinc finger domain-containing protein, which produces MIDATTIETVKNIPITAYLQSKGVLPAHKLQKGRNQYAYCSPLSGERTPSFFVNEIANVFYDYSTGQKGDVIRLVQQLEKIAFIDAVKRLQAFTGTFDTEELASYQISSETDVDTTFRITANRTLQHPKLIEYVEQQRGIPFAYAQSWVRQIHYTRKGSRYFGIGFRTDSGSWAIRNEKFKTWIGGSDITTIPVAESRSYYVFEGFFNFLSALTYYGKQLPSSHTIVLNSVTNLKQALPTLEKAQTVFCYLDNDRAGQNALSAIEATGVMVVDRSTIYRGYNDFNDFLKAR; this is translated from the coding sequence ATGATTGACGCTACCACCATCGAAACGGTAAAAAACATACCCATTACTGCCTATCTACAAAGCAAAGGAGTCTTACCTGCTCATAAATTACAAAAGGGCCGTAACCAATATGCCTATTGCTCTCCTTTATCGGGCGAACGAACACCCAGTTTTTTTGTCAACGAGATTGCCAACGTGTTTTATGATTACAGTACGGGCCAAAAGGGAGACGTTATCCGGTTGGTTCAACAGTTGGAGAAGATTGCCTTTATTGATGCGGTAAAGCGATTACAAGCCTTTACGGGCACCTTCGATACAGAGGAACTAGCCAGCTATCAGATTTCTTCCGAAACGGACGTGGATACCACGTTTCGCATCACGGCCAATCGAACCCTGCAACACCCTAAATTAATTGAGTATGTAGAACAGCAACGGGGCATCCCGTTTGCCTATGCTCAGAGTTGGGTCCGGCAAATTCATTATACCCGAAAAGGTAGCCGCTATTTTGGGATCGGATTTCGTACTGATTCAGGAAGCTGGGCAATTCGAAATGAGAAATTTAAAACGTGGATTGGTGGTAGTGATATTACCACGATCCCGGTTGCTGAGAGTCGATCCTATTATGTTTTTGAGGGTTTCTTTAATTTCCTTTCTGCCCTTACCTACTACGGGAAACAGTTGCCAAGCAGCCATACTATTGTTTTAAATTCAGTCACGAATCTAAAACAGGCATTACCCACTCTGGAAAAGGCCCAAACGGTTTTCTGCTATTTGGATAATGACCGTGCGGGACAAAACGCCCTATCGGCTATCGAAGCAACGGGGGTAATGGTTGTCGATCGGTCTACCATCTATCGGGGCTACAACGATTTCAACGACTTTCTCAAAGCACGTTAA